One Helianthus annuus cultivar XRQ/B chromosome 12, HanXRQr2.0-SUNRISE, whole genome shotgun sequence genomic region harbors:
- the LOC110892751 gene encoding alkane hydroxylase MAH1: MAFLEGLIILFPIIICFVVVLYISGRRNSIIPTNWPVLGAIPAIVVNYRRAHEYATDVLAITGGTFLLKGPMFAKMDMLFTSCPEDIHHIMSKNFPNYLKGHKFRQIFDILGDGISNSDGDIWQFHRKTYMLLFNHPSFHSLINKTVWSKVEKGLLPVLDNISGQGLETDLQDIFQRFGFDTICKSLIDYDPESMSLDFPYIPCEKALSHAEEAIFIRHARPEILWKLQRLLNLGNEKKLSNAWKIIDQFMYNHLTEKQKEITNMIHEPREENYKFLTALMREVKDQSVTSNNTNKFLRDILLNLLIAGRDTTSSTFSWFFYLLAKNPKAEDKIREELEKQLDKKLGDIQAIDLDNLVYLHGGLCEALRLFPAIPLQHKIPVQPDTLPSGHQVDCNTKIILCFYTMGRMESIWGKDCLEFKPERWFAAGGGIEHQPSYKFPAFNAGPRSCLGKHLSFTQMKIVAATIIYHYHVELVEGQLVVPSNSVVLEMKNGLKVRLAKRMV, translated from the coding sequence ATGGCTTTCCTTGAAGGCCTTATCATTCTCTTTCCAATTATAATTTGCTTTGTAGTTGTCTTATATATAAGTGGTCGCCGTAATTCTATCATCCCAACAAATTGGCCGGTTCTTGGTGCAATACCGGCAATTGTTGTAAATTACCGCAGAGCCCATGAATACGCCACTGATGTTCTAGCAATCACTGGTGGAACATTCCTGTTAAAAGGACCTATGTTTGCCAAAATGGATATGCTTTTCACCTCATGTCCGGAAGACATCCATCACATTATGAGCAAAAACTTTCCTAATTATCTAAAAGGCCACAAATTCCGTCAGATCTTTGATATCCTTGGAGATGGAATATCCAATAGCGATGGAGACATATGGCAGTTCCACCGCAAAACGTACATGCTTCTCTTTAACCACCCTAGCTTTCATAGCCTCATCAATAAGACTGTCTGGAGTAAGGTTGAAAAAGGGTTGCTACCAGTTCTTGACAATATTTCGGGACAAGGGTTGGAGACGGATTTGCAGGATATTTTTCAAAGGTTTGGGTTCGATACTATATGTAAATCACTTATTGATTACGACCCCGAAAGCATGTCTCTTGATTTTCCTTACATTCCTTGTGAAAAGGCTTTGTCACATGCGGAAGAAGCCATATTCATTAGGCATGCCAGGCCAGAAATATTATGGAAACTGCAACGATTACTTAATTTGGGAAATGAGAAAAAGTTAAGCAATGCTTGGAAAATCATTGATCAGTTCATGTACAACCACTTAACCGAAAAACAAAAGGAAATTACTAACATGATCCATGAGCCCCGAGAagaaaattacaagtttttaaCAGCTCTAATGAGAGAGGTAAAAGACCAAAGTGTCACGTCTAATAATACCAATAAGTTTTTGAGAGACATCTTGTTGAATTTGCTTATTGCAGGAAGAGATACCACTAGTAgtaccttctcttggtttttttATCTTCTTGCCAAAAATCCAAAAGCAGAAGATAAGATCAGAGAAGAGCTTGAGAAGCAACTAGACAAGAAATTGGGTGATATCCAAGCAATAGATTTGGACAATCTGGTTTACCTTCATGGTGGATTATGTGAAGCCTTAAGGCTGTTCCCTGCAATTCCGCTTCAGCACAAAATTCCAGTACAACCGGATACGCTTCCAAGTGGCCACCAAGTAGATTGCAACACCAAAATTATTCTATGTTTTTATACCATGGGAAGGATGGAATCAATATGGGGAAAGGATTGTCTGGAGTTTAAACCTGAAAGGTGGTTTGCAGCAGGAGGTGGAATCGAACATCAACCATCTTATAAGTTCCCCGCGTTTAATGCTGGTCCAAGAAGTTGTTTGGGTAAGCACTTGAGTTTCACTCAGATGAAGATAGTGGCAGCTACAATCATATACCATTACCACGTGGAGCTGGTGGAAGGGCAACTAGTGGTACCAAGTAATTCTGTTGTCCTCGAGATGAAGAATGGTTTGAAGGTGAGGTT